The region ATTATCGCTGTTTTTCTGTCGATGTTTGTATTGCTATGGCTTCGAGGGTTTTACCAACAACCAAGGCTGGTTAAACCGCGCTGGCAACTTCAATTTGAAGCCCTGCTTGATAAGCTGACCGCTAGGGGCTTAAAACGAGAAGCTCATCAAGTGCCTAGCACATTGATACCTGCAATTTCGGCTCAAAATTCAGAGGCCGCCATATTGTTTGCCAAATTGTGTACAGAGTATGATGCACTCAGATACCAACCCTTCACCAAAGATGAGCTTGAAGCGAAAGCAAAGGGATTTATTCAAAGCTGTAAAGCGTTTAACAAGCATCTGGGGAAAATTAATAATCGTGGCGGTGCGCTTGGCACTGTTTCAATAGTTGAATAAAGTCATCTGCACTGCGATCTAACGCTGAAAGTGGCAAATAAATATGATACCCGTAGGCCGTCGATAGTGCTTGGGTATGGTGCATATACAAAGCAATAGGGCCTTTAATCAATTTATCATTGTGCTTATAGGGGCTAAAATTTATTTGTGCCTGCTCAATAGTCAGTAGTGATTGCGTAATTGCCATGGTGAGCAGTGGTCGTTGCTCGTGTGGCAACCTACTTGCCAGCCTTGGCGTTATCGAGTTGATCAAGTTATCACAGCTGCCTAGTCTAACACCGATATAGGGAAGAGGGCGTCTATCTAACCCAACCTGAACGTTTAGTTGTTCAAAGCGTAAAATATCACTCCACGGCAGTTTCCAACTGCCGTATTTATGCTGGAATGTAATACCTTGCGGTGTTATTGAAAAACTATGTTCAGGCTCTAAACGCTTGGCGAAGCCAATAAAAAAAGTCACCAGACTGGCTAATAACAATAAGGCTATCACCATGCGAAACTCAGCCCAAAAATGATGACTAACGGCGATGCTTATCAGCACACCTATGACTCCTAAGAAAGTTAAAAACTGTCCGTGATTATTGGCGACGGGTCTTATTTTTATTTCAGGCATAAATTGCGAACAAATTCATAAATCTATGGTTAAATTAACAAAGCCGACGATATTTGGCACACATTTTTAGCTTGTTTCGCTGATGATTTCTGACTAACGTTAAAGGGGTAGCTGTTGTAAAAAGGGGAGCTGCTATGCAATTCCAAACAAGTACTCATACGGACCATGATTATGCACGGATGATAGCGTTGTTAAGTTATCTAACCGTGCTTGGCTGGCTTGCTGCCATTGTGCTATACGGTCAAAACAAACACGGCTGTGGTAAAAGCTATGTAGTGGCTTTTCATCTTCGCCAATCTCTGGGGCTGATCATCACCGCAGCGCTATTGTCATTTATCCCGTTAATTGGCTGGCTGCTGAACTTTGTCGTAGCTATTTTCTGGCTTATTAGCGCCTTTCATGCATTCAAAGGAGAAATATACAGCGTCCCTTGGCTTGGTGATAAATATCAAAACCACTTACATTTTATTACTTGATTTTATGGTAAATAATACGGTTACGTGTAACTGTTTATAGCCTTATACTGTATCTAGTTTGCTAGCATTACGGTCTTATCTCGGTGGTAAATTGGGCTAACAGTTAAAATCAGGTAAAAAATCACCAAACAGCTGTCGTTCAATCAAATTACGCTAGTGTTCGCTGGTAGCGTGTGATTAAATTTGATCATCATCGATTGCCTGCGATAACACATTGATTTACATCTACCCTGCTAACAAAATGGAGAATTTGCTAGCCCTGTTCAACAAAATTCAGCAAGTCTCGCCACTGTCACTGTTCGATCAAGAACACATTATTGTACAAAATGCCGGTATGCAGCATTGGCTCAATATGTCGATTGCCCAGTCTCGTGGTATCGCGATGAATATAGAATTTTCATTACCTGCGCAATATCTCTGGAAGTTGCTTCGTGAAATCGCCAGTGATGAAGCCGTACCCGATCAATCGCTTTACGCGCGTGAAGTGCTCGTTTGGCGCGTATTTGAACTATTGTGCACTGAACAGATCTTGGCTGACGATGTATTTGAGCAGGCAACACAATATTGGCAAAGTGCCTCGAGTCACAGCGAACAGCAACAAAAACGCTATCAGCTTGCCATGAAAGTTGCTGATTTATTCGAGCAATACTTGATTTTTCGTCCCAACTGGATTGACCGCTGGAGCCAGCAAAATTTTGACTTTGCTCAAGACGATGTGGTTGAAAACCACGTAGTTGAAGATACCACTCAACAAACCTATTACTGGCAAGGTAAACTGTGGTATTTATTGCAACAGCGCCAATCCTACAACCCAATTGAGTTAATGGAAAATGCCGCCGAGCGTATTGCCGACAAAATAGCGCAGCTACCTAAACGCATTTCATTTTTTGGCATTAATGCCTTGCCACCAATGTGGATTAATTTCTTAGAAATGCTTGGCGAGCATATCGATATTCACTTTTTCCATTTAAATCCTTGTGCGGATTATTGGGGCGATATCGAAACGGAAAAGCAGTTTGTTGCGAAATTAAATGAATGGACAGATCAAGCCGACAATCTCACGGCAGCAGTA is a window of Thalassotalea euphylliae DNA encoding:
- a CDS encoding DUF2982 domain-containing protein, translated to MLISIAVSHHFWAEFRMVIALLLLASLVTFFIGFAKRLEPEHSFSITPQGITFQHKYGSWKLPWSDILRFEQLNVQVGLDRRPLPYIGVRLGSCDNLINSITPRLASRLPHEQRPLLTMAITQSLLTIEQAQINFSPYKHNDKLIKGPIALYMHHTQALSTAYGYHIYLPLSALDRSADDFIQLLKQCQAHRHDY
- a CDS encoding DUF4870 domain-containing protein — its product is MQFQTSTHTDHDYARMIALLSYLTVLGWLAAIVLYGQNKHGCGKSYVVAFHLRQSLGLIITAALLSFIPLIGWLLNFVVAIFWLISAFHAFKGEIYSVPWLGDKYQNHLHFIT